The nucleotide sequence TTCATATGATGTTGtacttttttctttttttttttttttttttttattttttctcttGATACACTACTAGGCTTGCACCTtcttaaataaattattcgaagaaaataaaaaactaGATCATcattgtaaatatattagtgattataacaaaattaaaattaaaatatacacacaCTCATCAAAGGATGTTACAGAAAAAGATATACA is from Plasmodium reichenowi strain SY57 chromosome Unknown, whole genome shotgun sequence and encodes:
- a CDS encoding pterin-4a-carbinolamine dehydratase produces the protein ACTFLNKLFEENKKLDHHCKYISDYNKIKIKIYTHSSKDVTEKDIQLAQIIDDILKCHNHQIIDKNQK